The DNA region TCGGCGGCGTCGTATGCATTGGCGCTGCGCCAAAAGGGGAGCACGTCCACCTGAGCGCGGGATAAACCGGCTTCCAACCCGATCACGATGTGTTTGGTGAACTCGTAGGGCGCCTGGGCAATCTGCCCCACCAACAGAATCGCCAATTCCCGCAATTTGGGAGGCAGCTTTCCATGCAGCAGGATGCGGTTTCTCCGGATCACCAAGTCTCCGATGCCCGAGGCATGGGCCAGTGTTTTGTAAAGATTCAGGATCTGGACATTTTTTTGTTTCATCTTCCCCAAAATTTCGC from Candidatus Glassbacteria bacterium includes:
- a CDS encoding carboxymuconolactone decarboxylase family protein is translated as MARVPYLEPEDATGKMGEILGKMKQKNVQILNLYKTLAHASGIGDLVIRRNRILLHGKLPPKLRELAILLVGQIAQAPYEFTKHIVIGLEAGLSRAQVDVLPFWRSANAYDAAERAVLQYTDEVSRSYRASDAAFAELRKHLDDEQVTELTIIIGYYEMICRVLEALQVELEEEPFVPIGN